The Agromyces hippuratus genome has a window encoding:
- the efeB gene encoding iron uptake transporter deferrochelatase/peroxidase subunit has protein sequence MSDSRSATGDAQGVPPAEVRPDADATGVDADSAAASGVSRRQLFGFLGAGAAGAVVGAAAGAGVAVAATTGGAGAASPAASVYPFFGAHQAGIVTPAQDRLHFAAFDVDDTLDRDGLIALLTEWTDAAARLSQGLEVVEGGAVGGSDYAPPVDTGEALGLPASGLTITFGFGPGLFADASGVDRFGLAARRPATLAPLPRFQGDALVPEISGGDLCIQACADDPQVAVHAIRNLSRIAFGRASLRWSQLGFGRTSSTSTTQTTPRNLFGFKDGTANVKAEETATVDDQVWVQASDEPAWLAGGSYLVARRIRMIIENWDRVQLGEQEMLVGRSKGEGAPLSGGTEFTEPDFEKTGATDAPLIDTNAHVRLAHPTTNGGARMLRRGYNFVDGNDSLGRLDAGLFFLSFQRSPQQFIDVQTSLASDGLNEYLKHVGSAIFAVPGGVAEGEFVGQALFD, from the coding sequence ATGAGCGACTCCCGTTCCGCGACCGGTGACGCGCAGGGCGTGCCACCGGCCGAGGTGCGCCCCGACGCCGACGCGACCGGGGTCGACGCCGACTCGGCTGCCGCGTCCGGCGTCAGCCGTCGCCAACTGTTCGGCTTCCTCGGCGCCGGCGCGGCCGGCGCGGTCGTCGGCGCTGCGGCGGGGGCCGGCGTCGCGGTCGCGGCAACGACCGGCGGGGCGGGAGCGGCGAGCCCCGCGGCATCCGTCTACCCGTTCTTCGGAGCGCACCAGGCCGGCATCGTCACCCCCGCGCAGGACCGGCTGCACTTCGCCGCGTTCGACGTCGACGACACCCTCGACCGCGACGGGCTGATCGCACTGCTCACGGAGTGGACGGATGCCGCGGCTCGCCTCAGCCAGGGCCTCGAGGTCGTCGAGGGCGGTGCAGTGGGCGGCTCCGACTACGCGCCGCCGGTCGACACCGGCGAGGCGCTCGGCCTGCCCGCGAGCGGACTCACGATCACCTTCGGATTCGGTCCGGGGCTCTTCGCCGACGCGTCGGGAGTCGACCGCTTCGGCCTCGCCGCCCGGCGTCCGGCGACGCTCGCGCCGCTGCCGCGGTTCCAGGGCGACGCGCTCGTGCCCGAGATCTCGGGCGGCGACCTCTGCATCCAGGCGTGCGCCGACGACCCGCAGGTCGCCGTGCACGCGATCCGCAACCTCAGCCGCATCGCCTTCGGGCGGGCGAGCCTGCGCTGGTCGCAGCTCGGATTCGGCCGCACCTCGTCGACGTCGACGACCCAGACGACCCCTCGCAACCTCTTCGGCTTCAAGGACGGCACCGCGAACGTCAAGGCCGAGGAGACGGCGACCGTCGACGACCAGGTCTGGGTGCAGGCATCCGACGAGCCGGCCTGGCTCGCCGGGGGGTCGTACCTCGTCGCGCGTCGCATCCGCATGATCATCGAGAACTGGGACCGCGTGCAGCTCGGCGAGCAGGAGATGCTCGTCGGGCGGTCGAAGGGTGAGGGCGCTCCGCTCTCGGGCGGCACCGAGTTCACCGAGCCCGACTTCGAGAAGACCGGCGCGACCGATGCGCCGCTCATCGACACCAATGCGCATGTGCGCCTCGCGCACCCGACGACGAACGGCGGCGCTCGTATGCTCCGGCGGGGATACAACTTCGTCGACGGCAACGACTCGCTCGGCCGGCTCGATGCCGGGCTCTTCTTCCTGTCGTTCCAGCGTTCGCCGCAGCAGTTCATCGACGTGCAGACGAGCCTCGCGAGCGACGGGCTGAACGAGTACCTGAAGCACGTGGGGTCGGCGATCTTCGCGGTGCCCGGCGGGGTCGCCGAAGGGGAGTTCGTGGGGCAGGCGCTCTTCGACTGA
- the efeO gene encoding iron uptake system protein EfeO → MTRRALAASAAVTALALALTGCVAKADLASAIAVDITDDGCSVAAATAPAGAVTFALANNGTDVNEFEILADDQLRIVGEKENVTPGQEVDFTAQLEPGTYYTACKFQQVGAPIGLAEFTVTGEASAVSADEQALSDQAVTEYLAYVRSQAAELLPLVGAFAAAYAAGDDETARSLFAATRVPYERIEPTAEAFGDLDPKIDFREVDAVADGLEWTGFHRIEKDLWPPAAGDLNSDGQDALKDWAPSTPAERQAYADGLVADVTELHDLVTADDFTVSLDAISNGAIALLDEVAAGKITGEEDWWSGTDLSDFAANVQGAGVAFGAVRALAESKGDEGTALAAEIDEQFTALEAALAEYGSLESGFVDYATLTDADKKALSDQVNALAEPLSQLTATVLGV, encoded by the coding sequence ATGACCCGACGCGCCCTCGCGGCATCCGCTGCCGTGACCGCACTTGCGCTCGCCCTCACCGGCTGCGTCGCGAAAGCCGATCTCGCCTCGGCGATCGCCGTCGACATCACCGATGACGGATGCTCCGTGGCCGCCGCCACCGCGCCCGCCGGCGCTGTGACGTTCGCGCTCGCCAACAACGGCACCGACGTGAACGAGTTCGAGATCCTCGCCGACGACCAGCTGCGCATCGTGGGCGAGAAGGAGAACGTCACCCCCGGGCAGGAGGTCGACTTCACCGCGCAGCTCGAGCCGGGCACCTACTACACGGCCTGCAAGTTCCAGCAGGTCGGCGCCCCGATCGGCCTCGCCGAGTTCACCGTCACGGGCGAGGCCTCGGCCGTGTCAGCCGACGAGCAGGCGCTCTCCGACCAGGCCGTCACCGAGTACCTCGCGTACGTGCGCTCGCAGGCTGCAGAGCTGCTGCCGCTCGTCGGGGCGTTCGCCGCTGCCTACGCGGCCGGCGACGACGAGACCGCCCGCTCGCTCTTCGCCGCGACCCGCGTGCCGTACGAGCGCATCGAGCCCACCGCCGAGGCGTTCGGCGACCTCGATCCGAAGATCGACTTCCGCGAGGTCGACGCCGTCGCCGACGGCCTCGAGTGGACCGGCTTCCACCGCATCGAGAAGGACCTCTGGCCGCCGGCCGCGGGCGACCTCAACTCCGATGGTCAAGACGCGCTGAAGGACTGGGCGCCGTCGACGCCCGCCGAGCGCCAGGCCTACGCCGACGGCCTCGTCGCGGATGTCACCGAGCTGCACGACCTCGTGACCGCCGACGACTTCACCGTCTCGCTCGACGCCATCTCGAACGGCGCGATCGCACTGCTCGACGAGGTCGCGGCCGGCAAGATCACGGGTGAAGAGGACTGGTGGTCGGGCACCGACCTCTCGGACTTCGCCGCGAACGTGCAGGGTGCCGGCGTCGCCTTCGGCGCGGTGCGGGCGCTCGCCGAGTCGAAGGGCGACGAGGGCACGGCGCTCGCCGCCGAGATCGACGAGCAGTTCACCGCCCTCGAGGCCGCCCTCGCCGAGTACGGCTCCCTCGAGTCGGGCTTCGTCGACTACGCGACGCTGACCGATGCCGACAAGAAGGCGCTCAGCGACCAGGTCAACGCGCTCGCCGAGCCGCTCTCGCAGCTGACCGCCACGGTGCTCGGGGTCTGA
- a CDS encoding S9 family peptidase yields the protein MLTPPKTDKRPIERVHHGDVVVDDYEWLRDKDDPEVLAHLHEENAYTKARTEHLAILQEQIFEEITTRTKETDLSVPTREGDWWYYTRTVEGREYGIHCRVPATGPDDWEPPVTDDSGSPLPGEQVLLDDNVEAEGHDFYSLGSFDVTADGATLLFATDLEGDERYTIRLRSLDGSGREYDDVIEGTSSGATFDPSGRYVFYATVDESWRPDTIWRHEIGTAASDDVSVFTEPDERFWLGVGVTRSRRFLVIEAGSNVTSETWLLDAAEPTGEFSVVWPRKDGVEYDVEHVVAGGKDRLLIVHNDDAVNFELVSVAASDPQGDRRVLLPHDPAVRLEGVDAFRDFVAVEYRREGLPRVAVAKVPAAGLPADATPDDTLHELAFDETLFSVGLSGNPDWAQPTLRIGYTSFVTPSTVYDVVVATGERRLRKRQAVLGDYDATRYAQRREWATADDGTRIPVSLVYRHDLVDLGTPAPTLLYGYGSYEHSIDPGFGIPRLSLLDRGMIFAVAHVRGGGEMGRLWYEHGKKLEKRNTFTDFAAVARHLIDEDITAPDRLVAQGGSAGGLLIGAVANLAPKYFSGFLAEVPFVDPLTSILDPSLPLTVIEWDEWGNPLDDDEVYSYMKSYSPIENVHVNHYPPILAVTSLNDTRVLYVEPAKWVAKLRDVGADPLLKIEMAAGHGGVSGRYSAWRERAFAYAWVVDAAGAHPSGE from the coding sequence GTGCTGACTCCGCCGAAGACCGACAAGCGACCCATCGAACGCGTACACCACGGCGACGTCGTCGTCGACGACTACGAGTGGCTGCGCGACAAGGACGACCCCGAGGTGCTCGCGCACCTGCACGAGGAGAATGCCTACACGAAGGCGAGAACCGAGCACCTCGCGATCCTGCAGGAGCAGATCTTCGAGGAGATCACGACCCGCACCAAGGAGACCGACCTCAGCGTGCCCACCCGAGAGGGCGACTGGTGGTACTACACCCGCACCGTCGAGGGCCGCGAGTACGGCATCCACTGCCGGGTTCCGGCCACCGGCCCCGACGACTGGGAACCGCCGGTGACGGATGACTCGGGCTCCCCGCTGCCCGGCGAACAGGTGCTGCTCGACGACAACGTCGAGGCCGAGGGCCACGACTTCTACTCGCTCGGCAGCTTCGACGTCACCGCCGACGGCGCGACCCTGCTCTTTGCCACCGACCTCGAGGGCGACGAGCGCTACACGATCCGGCTGCGCTCGCTCGACGGCTCGGGCCGCGAGTACGACGACGTCATCGAGGGCACCTCGAGCGGCGCGACGTTCGACCCGAGCGGCCGCTACGTGTTCTATGCGACGGTCGACGAGTCGTGGCGGCCCGACACCATCTGGCGGCACGAGATCGGCACCGCGGCATCCGACGACGTCTCGGTCTTCACCGAGCCCGACGAGCGCTTCTGGCTCGGCGTCGGCGTGACGCGCAGCCGCAGGTTCCTCGTGATCGAGGCCGGCTCCAACGTCACGAGCGAGACCTGGCTGCTCGACGCCGCCGAGCCGACCGGCGAGTTCTCCGTCGTCTGGCCCCGAAAGGACGGTGTCGAGTACGACGTCGAGCACGTCGTCGCCGGGGGCAAGGACCGCCTGCTCATCGTGCACAACGACGATGCCGTGAACTTCGAGCTCGTGAGCGTCGCGGCATCCGACCCGCAGGGCGACCGTCGCGTGCTGCTGCCGCACGACCCGGCCGTGCGCCTCGAGGGCGTCGACGCGTTCCGCGACTTCGTCGCCGTCGAGTACCGCCGCGAGGGCCTGCCGCGCGTCGCCGTCGCGAAGGTGCCGGCAGCGGGCCTGCCCGCGGATGCCACGCCTGACGACACCCTGCACGAGCTCGCCTTCGACGAGACGCTCTTCTCGGTCGGCCTCTCGGGCAACCCCGACTGGGCGCAGCCGACGCTGCGCATCGGGTACACGAGCTTCGTGACGCCGTCGACCGTGTACGACGTCGTCGTCGCGACCGGCGAGCGGCGGCTCCGCAAGCGCCAGGCCGTGCTCGGCGACTACGACGCGACCCGCTACGCGCAGCGGCGCGAGTGGGCGACGGCCGACGACGGCACGCGCATCCCGGTCTCGCTCGTCTACCGGCACGACCTCGTCGACCTCGGCACGCCCGCCCCGACCCTGCTCTACGGCTACGGCTCCTACGAGCACTCGATCGACCCCGGCTTCGGCATCCCCCGCCTGTCGCTGCTCGACCGCGGCATGATCTTCGCCGTGGCGCACGTGCGCGGCGGCGGCGAGATGGGGCGACTCTGGTACGAGCACGGCAAGAAGCTCGAGAAGCGCAACACCTTCACCGACTTCGCGGCGGTCGCCCGGCACCTCATCGACGAGGACATCACGGCGCCCGACCGGCTCGTCGCGCAGGGCGGCAGCGCCGGCGGGCTCCTGATCGGCGCCGTCGCGAACCTCGCGCCGAAGTACTTCTCGGGCTTCCTCGCCGAGGTGCCGTTCGTCGACCCGCTGACCTCGATCCTCGATCCGTCGCTGCCGCTCACGGTCATCGAGTGGGACGAGTGGGGCAACCCGCTCGACGACGACGAGGTCTACTCCTACATGAAGTCGTACTCCCCCATCGAGAACGTGCACGTCAACCACTACCCGCCGATCCTCGCCGTGACGTCGCTGAACGACACCCGCGTGCTCTACGTCGAACCGGCGAAGTGGGTCGCGAAGCTGCGCGACGTCGGCGCCGACCCGCTGCTGAAGATCGAGATGGCGGCCGGGCACGGCGGCGTCTCGGGCCGGTACTCGGCCTGGCGCGAGCGCGCCTTCGCCTACGCGTGGGTCGTCGATGCGGCGGGAGCGCACCCGAGCGGCGAGTGA
- a CDS encoding dihydrofolate reductase family protein — protein sequence MTFNDGLVTANLSISLDGYVAGPNQTVDEPLGEGGEDLHRWMFEQPDENAGIVEQILAPDAYIMGRNMFGPIRGEWTDEEWKGWWGENPPYHGPVYVLTHHPRDPIPMEGGTTFHFVTTGIDDALAQARAAVGDDARISIAGGASTVRQYLAAGLIDRIIVTISPMMLGGGERLFEGIDDPALTPVEVLHTPLATHITYERRR from the coding sequence ATGACGTTCAACGACGGCCTCGTCACGGCCAACCTCTCGATCTCGCTCGACGGCTACGTCGCCGGGCCGAACCAAACGGTCGACGAGCCGCTCGGCGAGGGCGGTGAAGATCTGCACCGGTGGATGTTCGAGCAGCCCGACGAGAACGCCGGCATCGTCGAGCAGATCCTCGCACCGGATGCCTACATCATGGGCCGCAACATGTTCGGGCCGATCCGCGGCGAGTGGACCGACGAGGAGTGGAAGGGCTGGTGGGGCGAGAACCCGCCGTACCACGGCCCGGTCTACGTGCTCACGCACCACCCGCGCGACCCCATCCCGATGGAGGGCGGCACCACCTTCCACTTCGTCACGACCGGCATCGACGACGCCCTCGCGCAGGCGCGGGCCGCGGTCGGCGACGACGCGCGCATCTCGATCGCGGGTGGCGCGAGCACCGTGCGCCAGTACCTCGCGGCAGGCCTCATCGACCGCATCATCGTGACGATCTCGCCGATGATGCTCGGCGGCGGCGAGCGGCTCTTCGAGGGCATCGACGACCCGGCGCTCACGCCCGTCGAGGTGCTGCACACCCCGCTCGCGACGCACATCACCTACGAGCGGCGGCGCTGA
- the iolC gene encoding 5-dehydro-2-deoxygluconokinase yields MTITTASPFDVITIGRVGIDLYPTRDGVHLEDVETFTKSVGGSATNVAIAAARHGRRSAVITRTGDDAFGRYIRRELEGFGVDPRFVGTEPDLLTPLTFCEIFPPDDFPITFYRKPKAPDLEITVDSLPLDAIRTAAIYWSTVTGLSEEPSRGAHRAAWAARGRRPGTVLDLDYRPMFWGSVDEARREVSAALDSVTVAIGNLEECEVAVGERDPYRAADALLDRGIELAVVKRGPIGVLAKTRDETVELSALPVQVVNGLGAGDGFGGAFCHGLLSGWPLERIIAFANIAGAIVATRRECSTAMPTSAEVARLARERGLGEFDGIDPVDRPLHDEGDADAS; encoded by the coding sequence ATGACCATCACGACAGCATCGCCATTCGACGTCATCACCATCGGACGAGTGGGCATCGACCTCTACCCGACGCGCGACGGCGTGCACCTCGAAGACGTCGAGACGTTCACCAAGTCCGTCGGCGGCAGCGCGACGAACGTCGCGATCGCCGCCGCCCGCCACGGCCGCCGCAGCGCGGTCATCACCCGCACGGGCGACGACGCGTTCGGCCGGTACATCCGCCGGGAACTCGAGGGCTTCGGCGTCGATCCGCGATTCGTGGGCACCGAGCCCGATCTCCTGACTCCGCTCACCTTCTGCGAGATCTTCCCTCCCGACGACTTTCCGATCACCTTCTACCGCAAGCCGAAGGCACCCGACCTCGAGATCACGGTCGACAGCCTGCCGCTCGACGCCATCCGCACCGCCGCCATCTACTGGTCGACGGTCACGGGCCTGAGCGAGGAGCCGAGCCGCGGTGCGCATCGCGCCGCCTGGGCCGCTCGGGGCCGCCGCCCCGGCACGGTGCTCGACCTCGACTACCGGCCCATGTTCTGGGGCTCCGTCGACGAGGCCCGGCGCGAGGTCTCGGCCGCCCTCGACTCGGTCACGGTCGCCATCGGCAACCTCGAGGAGTGCGAGGTCGCCGTCGGTGAACGCGATCCGTATCGTGCCGCCGACGCGCTGCTCGACCGCGGGATCGAGCTCGCCGTCGTCAAGCGCGGCCCGATCGGCGTGCTCGCGAAGACCCGCGACGAGACGGTCGAGCTCTCCGCCCTTCCCGTGCAGGTCGTCAACGGCCTCGGCGCGGGCGACGGGTTCGGCGGCGCGTTCTGCCACGGGCTCCTCTCCGGCTGGCCGCTCGAGCGCATCATCGCGTTCGCGAACATCGCGGGGGCGATCGTGGCGACGCGCCGGGAGTGCTCGACCGCCATGCCGACGAGCGCCGAGGTGGCACGACTTGCCCGCGAGCGCGGACTCGGCGAGTTCGACGGGATCGACCCGGTCGACCGCCCGCTGCACGACGAAGGAGACGCCGATGCATCCTGA
- a CDS encoding class I fructose-bisphosphate aldolase, producing the protein MHPEAPRRFLDDERFARLRDRRAVDPAAIAELHATRTRRPVLGDNGRLFIVAADHPARGALGVGDEPMAMADRYELLDRLALALSRPGVDGVLATPDIIDDLALLGALDGKVVVGSMNRGGLRGSSFEMDDRFTGYDIDGIVRDRLDFAKALLRINLQDAGSIATIEACAAAVTAAAAAGVPIMLEPFMSTHGPAGVVNDLTADAVITSVAIASGLGTSSAYTWLKLPVVDEMERVMAATTLPTLLLGGERGGDPEATYASWQRALALPGVRGLVVGRTLVYPPDGDVARAVDTAAALVHAG; encoded by the coding sequence ATGCATCCTGAGGCACCTCGGCGATTCCTCGACGACGAGCGGTTCGCCCGGCTTCGCGACCGACGCGCCGTCGACCCGGCGGCCATCGCCGAGTTGCACGCAACGCGAACGCGCCGCCCCGTGCTCGGCGACAACGGCCGCCTCTTCATCGTCGCCGCCGACCACCCGGCCCGTGGGGCGCTCGGCGTCGGCGACGAGCCGATGGCGATGGCCGACCGGTACGAGCTGCTCGACCGTCTCGCGCTCGCGCTCAGCCGACCCGGCGTGGACGGCGTGCTCGCGACCCCCGACATCATCGACGACCTGGCCCTGCTCGGCGCGCTCGACGGCAAGGTCGTGGTCGGCTCGATGAATCGCGGTGGGCTGCGCGGCTCGAGCTTCGAGATGGACGACCGGTTCACCGGCTACGACATCGACGGCATCGTGCGCGACCGACTCGACTTCGCCAAGGCCCTGCTGCGCATCAACCTGCAGGACGCGGGCTCGATCGCGACGATCGAGGCCTGCGCCGCAGCCGTCACCGCGGCCGCCGCGGCCGGCGTGCCGATCATGCTCGAGCCGTTCATGAGCACGCACGGCCCTGCCGGTGTCGTCAACGACCTCACCGCCGATGCCGTGATCACCTCCGTCGCCATCGCGTCGGGGCTCGGCACGAGCTCGGCCTACACGTGGCTGAAGCTGCCCGTGGTCGACGAGATGGAACGGGTGATGGCGGCGACGACCCTGCCGACGCTCCTTCTCGGCGGCGAGCGCGGCGGCGATCCCGAGGCCACCTACGCGAGCTGGCAGCGGGCACTCGCCCTGCCCGGCGTGCGCGGACTCGTGGTCGGGCGCACGCTCGTCTATCCTCCCGACGGCGACGTTGCACGGGCCGTCGACACCGCAGCGGCCCTCGTGCACGCGGGCTGA
- a CDS encoding FAD-binding oxidoreductase has product MSLLSELSERIPGRAHGPGASEYDAGRTVFAGVGEPDAVVRPHTVDEVAAAVGLAAAAGLPIAVRSGGHGLLPVDGGLVVDLAEFTAIEVDAAGGVSVGGGARWGDVAAALAPHGLGISSGDTRDVGVGGLALGGGIGWLVRMQGLAIDALREVELVTAAGEVLTVNETSHPEVFWALRGGGGNFGVVTRFVFQAVPADGLVAAHVTFDRSDVPALLRAWRDVMRTGPDELNSSLMLVPPFGPEMPGGPQLGVALQGSEAQLRELLAPLLELPSVTEAKIGPSTYGELLEDAPPGRPPFRFVGGNGFVPELSDTALDAVAAAYDREVPTMVLLRALGGAFSRVAPDATAIAFRDAEALLIVNGVVAPDAAPELVEAVEAVNAVALAFTSGVYGNFAPEYDDAVTAAMYPPATLERLRRVKAQLDPGNVFRRNHNIAPAG; this is encoded by the coding sequence ATGTCTCTTCTCTCCGAACTGAGTGAGCGAATCCCAGGCCGGGCCCATGGTCCCGGCGCATCCGAATACGACGCCGGTCGCACCGTCTTCGCCGGCGTCGGCGAACCCGACGCGGTCGTGCGGCCGCACACCGTCGACGAGGTCGCTGCCGCAGTCGGCCTCGCCGCGGCTGCGGGCCTGCCGATCGCCGTGCGCAGCGGCGGCCACGGCCTCCTCCCCGTCGACGGCGGACTCGTCGTCGACCTCGCCGAGTTCACCGCGATCGAGGTCGACGCCGCCGGCGGCGTCTCCGTCGGCGGCGGCGCCCGCTGGGGCGACGTCGCGGCGGCCCTGGCGCCGCATGGCCTGGGCATCAGCTCGGGCGACACCCGCGACGTCGGCGTGGGCGGCCTCGCCCTCGGCGGCGGCATCGGCTGGCTCGTGCGCATGCAGGGGCTCGCCATCGACGCCCTGCGCGAGGTCGAACTCGTCACCGCGGCGGGCGAGGTGCTGACCGTGAACGAGACGTCGCACCCCGAGGTCTTCTGGGCCCTGCGCGGGGGCGGCGGCAACTTCGGCGTGGTCACCCGCTTCGTCTTCCAGGCGGTGCCGGCCGACGGCCTCGTCGCCGCGCACGTGACGTTCGACCGGTCCGACGTGCCCGCCCTGCTGCGTGCCTGGCGCGACGTGATGCGCACCGGCCCCGACGAGCTGAACTCGTCGCTCATGCTCGTGCCGCCGTTCGGGCCCGAGATGCCCGGCGGCCCGCAGCTCGGCGTCGCCCTGCAGGGCAGCGAGGCGCAGCTCCGCGAACTGCTCGCGCCACTGCTCGAGCTGCCGTCGGTCACCGAGGCGAAGATCGGGCCGAGCACCTACGGCGAGCTGCTCGAAGACGCGCCGCCCGGTCGGCCCCCGTTCCGGTTCGTCGGCGGCAACGGCTTCGTGCCCGAGCTCTCCGACACGGCCCTCGATGCCGTCGCCGCCGCGTACGACCGCGAGGTGCCGACGATGGTGCTGCTGCGCGCCCTCGGCGGGGCGTTCTCGCGCGTCGCGCCCGACGCGACGGCGATCGCCTTCCGTGACGCGGAGGCGCTGCTGATCGTCAACGGCGTGGTGGCGCCCGACGCCGCGCCCGAGCTGGTCGAGGCGGTCGAGGCCGTCAACGCCGTGGCCCTCGCCTTCACGAGCGGGGTCTACGGCAACTTCGCGCCGGAGTACGACGACGCGGTCACGGCCGCGATGTACCCGCCGGCCACGCTCGAGCGGCTGCGCCGCGTGAAGGCGCAGCTCGACCCGGGCAACGTGTTCCGTCGCAACCACAACATCGCGCCGGCGGGCTGA
- a CDS encoding LysM peptidoglycan-binding domain-containing protein, which produces MLGVLATSGVLLLSGCVAAPAPPPVTIVATVTATPTPTPTPTPTPAPVEPAPAPAPEPVPNEPAPVYEPGPAVDLGARDGANGTPSLDGTGMPISYVVVSGDSFFDIAQRFDLPQQQLLRMNPQVHDFGENVYIGDVINLDWTKTG; this is translated from the coding sequence GTGTTGGGCGTGCTCGCGACATCGGGCGTGCTGTTGCTGAGCGGGTGCGTCGCCGCCCCGGCTCCTCCGCCGGTCACGATCGTCGCGACCGTCACCGCGACACCGACCCCCACGCCGACCCCGACTCCGACGCCGGCGCCAGTCGAACCCGCCCCGGCGCCCGCTCCCGAGCCGGTGCCGAACGAGCCGGCACCCGTCTACGAACCCGGTCCGGCGGTCGACCTCGGCGCGCGCGACGGCGCCAACGGCACCCCGTCGCTCGACGGCACGGGCATGCCGATCAGTTACGTCGTGGTCTCGGGCGACAGCTTCTTCGACATCGCGCAGCGCTTCGACCTGCCGCAGCAGCAACTGCTGCGCATGAACCCGCAGGTGCACGACTTCGGCGAGAACGTCTACATCGGCGACGTCATCAACCTCGACTGGACGAAGACCGGATGA
- the efeU gene encoding iron uptake transporter permease EfeU: protein MLANYLIGLREGLEAGLIVGILVAYLGKIGRRDLFGRLWFGIGIAVAVSLGVGALLTWGPYAMTFQAQEVLGGALSLVAVALVTWMIFWMGTHGAGLSKELRGQVDAAVDRSWFAIVLLGALAVGREGIETALFVWANVSGGNDPVLGTVGALLGIVTAIVISWGISRGLVRINLSKFFTWTGLFLILVAAGVLVYGIGDLQEASVIPGWGTHAFSLVELVPPGSWYGTLLAGIFNFTPEPTWAQVIGWVLYVAVTTTLYLGMLHRRRRPAPAPAAAATAAPTTAPAAAN from the coding sequence GTGCTCGCCAACTACCTGATCGGCCTCCGCGAAGGCCTCGAGGCAGGGCTCATCGTCGGCATCCTCGTCGCGTACCTCGGCAAGATCGGCCGTCGCGACCTGTTCGGCCGGCTCTGGTTCGGCATCGGCATCGCGGTCGCGGTGTCGCTCGGCGTCGGCGCGCTGCTCACCTGGGGTCCGTACGCGATGACCTTCCAGGCGCAGGAAGTGCTCGGCGGCGCGCTCTCGCTCGTCGCCGTCGCGCTCGTGACCTGGATGATCTTCTGGATGGGCACGCACGGCGCGGGTCTCTCGAAGGAGCTGCGCGGCCAGGTCGACGCCGCCGTCGACCGTTCCTGGTTCGCCATCGTGCTGCTCGGCGCACTCGCGGTCGGCCGAGAGGGCATCGAGACGGCCCTCTTCGTCTGGGCGAACGTGTCGGGCGGCAACGATCCGGTGCTCGGCACCGTCGGCGCCCTGCTCGGCATCGTCACCGCGATCGTCATCTCGTGGGGCATCTCGCGCGGACTCGTGCGCATCAACCTCTCGAAGTTCTTCACCTGGACCGGACTCTTCCTCATCCTCGTCGCCGCCGGCGTGCTCGTGTACGGCATCGGCGACCTGCAGGAGGCCTCGGTCATCCCGGGCTGGGGCACGCACGCGTTCAGCCTCGTCGAGCTCGTGCCGCCGGGCAGCTGGTACGGCACGCTCCTCGCCGGCATCTTCAACTTCACCCCCGAGCCGACCTGGGCGCAGGTCATCGGGTGGGTCCTCTACGTCGCCGTCACGACGACGCTCTACCTCGGCATGCTGCACCGGCGTCGCCGCCCGGCGCCCGCGCCCGCGGCCGCCGCCACCGCTGCACCGACGACCGCGCCCGCCGCGGCGAACTGA